cgtgcTCTTGGTGACCAATGGTCACTAATGAGATTGTGGCCAACGGACTTGCTTATTggtaaaaatttcataatattttgcatatttttccaCGTGATCAGACCGGTCTGGTCATTACTTGGATTGATTCAGCTAGACCCATACAATTCCCGGGACCACGAGCCTTTCCTTTCGCCAATGCCCAGTTGACGCTCTGTGAGTAAGTAGGAAGAacacgagaaaaagaaaaagaacgggAAAGTACTTAGTGGTTGCATGGTACCACATTATAGGCTCACGTGGTATGTATTTTATATCAAAATCTAATCACAATTTGACACGTGCCTATGACATGACATTAAAAACATGAGCCTTTTATTCTCTCTTCTATCTCCGCTATCGTAGCACCTCCTCCATACGTAGTCACTCGCGGAATTACAGGTGCTACATCGGCCACTGCTTCACGTCCCTGGCTGTGCCATCCCTCTGTCATCGTGGCAGCTCCAGTCGTTGCCCATCCATGGCCAGGTTATCCACTTCGTCATCGCTCGCGCCCGGGCTCGTCCACTGCTAGTTTTGGAGTTATGGTCCGTGGAGGAGCCACCTTATTAGTTGTTGTGGCGGCTTGCAGTCATTGACCCTTTATGCCGGAGCGACCCATTTGTCAATGCCCGCGGTCGAGCTCATTCGTCGCTAGATCTAGAAGTGGTAGTAGATGCCAAGTCTTTTCAGAACAAATCTCATCTCAGTCATCCATATCGAGCAATACATGTCCCTTTCTTCCTTATATACCTCATGGGTAGCAGAGTTGTTAGGAACAAAATGGGATGTTTGTTTAGGTATTGCTCTGGAAACCATCGGAccatgcagagagagagagagagagagagagagagagagagagggtattAGCGTGTctgaacaagaaaaaaaatgagactgCATGGTCTCTTGTGGTAATATAGGATCAGTATTATATACTGAATCTACTCTTCTCAGCATTGTATTTAACAGGATTCTTGAGTAATTTCGGCCAACTCTAAGCTACCATATGTGACCCATTCGCAATTAATTACTAGAGAATTATGTGTTTAAACATTTGAAACTTCTATCTTCTGAAAATTGACTCGGAATACTGTTCTAACTTACTTCAAAATTTTCCTACCAAACCTTCATGGCTGTGCAAATCAATTAACTCATATTAGAGGACAGATTAAATGATACTATCAATTAGTAATTTACTTTGAACTCGGTCATATCTACTCCGAGTCGGATTATAGTGGATGAGTCATCGTTTCATGATGTCAAGAAATGCATTGGATACTTTTCTTCCTCATCCACCGCCAACCAAAAGATTCTTTCACCAACTAAAAGATGTAGACATTTGCCAATATACAATATATTAGAGTTTCAGAATTTAGATGCTTGTGTATGGCTAGGTCCTTTAACACGTTATTCTCGTGTGCTAAATAATTAATATCACAACTTTGAAACATCATGAATTTTCAGCAAGACCTGTTTTCAAGCaggaaacacattttttttcttccaatttttagTCGTAgtgataaaatgaataaattatttttagcCTTACTTTTTGGGCCACCAATCAAAAcctttttcaatttattattcCGACccacttattttattttcgcCCGAAAATCTTCCATAAACATGGCGGGTCAGTACAAATTATTGGTTTTAAGTGGAGCCcatcagaccaaaaaaaaaaaaaaagtggagcCCACTGTTGGCGACGCATCcaatcttaattttctttttactcaaCCCAACTGCATCCTGAAATTCTTTTCCATGagaaataatttgtcaataggTAGACATGACTCGTCTAGTGTAATAAATAAGTACCATATTCAATGAGGTCAAACGAAGATTGTTTGCAAGTTACGTATTATATTTGCAAGAGGTTAAAAAAATCAAGCCCCCTCTCCATATGCGCAAGATCCGAATTTGCTCCAACAATGTGAGTCATCTCACAAGACATGGacccacaaaaataaataagtacaaTAGATAAAAGTTGGCGCTTCCACGTGGTGCTCTCtatttttttcacatattcatgtcataCATTGGATTTGGGGTCTTACCGGACTTAGGAAAAATGttgtaatatttatatttaaatcatAGCATCACTCGATCTAAAGAGTCTCATGCACCACTTTTAGTAATGGAGCCTTTCATAATGCATGTAGACAGAGTACTTTGTATGCGTTTCTAGAGATTAGTCCAACTAAAAGTTTCTATAGtgtaattgaaaatgtttttttttaaatacccATTTGTCCTATTCTATGTGTCAGAGTCTCCACTTAATTAAACTCTTGGTTTAGTCAACCATCGGCTGTGGCCACTTGTTTTTGAGTTCCTACTACTTTATATTATTTTGGTAgaagataattttcttttttttttgtttacacACAATTCCAACGCATAATTTATACACCGTCGTTCACTTTATGCGTGTTTCCGGTTTCCACAAGCAAACCCCCCAAGTTATTTGTGCCTTATCCATTTATTAATTGGTAGTGATCAAATATCAAAGTATTTCATATCCCGAGTAAACGATCCAAGGAATGGCTCTATGGGAGCTTTATGCATGAAGGATTTTCTATTACTTGGCCTCCTATCTCTAAAGGATTCCATTCACAAATTACATTAGAAAAATCGCGATCAATAAAGTTTAAGAGAGTCAAAACAAAGATGCCATCTCGTTTAGAAAAAATCATCTTGCTCCCAGCCAACAATCTCCCAGCTCTCTTGATGTTTCCTCAGTAACTTTGAAAGGGTTGCTACAAAGTAACTTTTCACTACTCTTACTTTCTTCATACGGGAAAAGCAACAAATTTTATATGTCCACCATCTTTCATCCGTTCTCAATAGTCAATACTCACATGCCAGTAGTGATTTTGACGCATGTtaaaaaaactttcaattcGCTTCGTCGACACGCTGCATGTCCACCAAAAGGAAATCCCACGCCGCACCTCCCACTTCACCGTCGCAGCTCAAAGCCAAACGTGACGACAAATGAGTCGCGAAGCGAAGAGGACGACGGTTTTGGAAGTAGGCGACGATGGCGTCGCTCTCATCACCATCGTCAACCCTCCTGTCAATGCCCTCACCGCCGACAGTACGTCCTCTGTTTCCTTTCCGACATCCTTCGATTTCTCGAAAGTTGCTGCCTTGACTGGTCTTGCCGTCCTCGCCGACAGTTTCTTCATGTTTTTCAGTTGCTTGTTGTGGATAGAGTAATTTCGAGGTGATCATGATCAACTGACCTTTTGCTTTCATCAACTAGTTTGAGCTTTTTGAGTTTTAGCTGAGGATGGAATGCGTCTCTTGGCCTCACTTTGCTTGCAGTCAAAAGCTTTCGTTTCAGTCATTGGATGATGAACTGAAGCGCTTGGGTCGCTTTTATTCCCTGTATGTATCATATGGAAATATTTCAGATCGTGTCCGGTTGGAGTAAGCATATCCCAATATTTGTTGTGTGAAGAGTTGACTGAAAGTCCCAAACCGTCGGTTCGGAGCCTGATTAAGTCCCGAATCGTTCGATTGACGCGATGAAGTCacgaaatttttaccaaaaatggcaaatgaaaTCTGTCCATTGCAAATCGTGCACTGGGCAGGAGAAAATTTCCTGTGTCGTGGAGGTTGCCAGGTGTTAGCTATTGGAGAAGTGATGACTGGAATGGTGTGATTGTAACGTATTCAGAAAAAAGATTTGGGACTTGATTGTGACAATTGAATGGTTCGGACTTGATTGCACTGCGTGTGCAAGCTTCAGAAATTCTAGTGTACTTTATCCTGTTTGTTACGTGGTTTGATCAAGTATGGTAGACTTGAGTTAAAATTTCTGCAGAAGAGAGATAACGATAAAACTCATGCACTTGCATCAACTCAATTCACTCCGTCTCTAACAACTTGCTGATATTGAACATTAGCGTACAGGAAGAGTGATGGGGAATAAGTTGTACCTGTTGAGTAGAATGTGGCATAACATCTGACCTTCATGTACTTTCGCTAAAATCTGTGTATGGAGCTTCCTGTTGGCACATTTCAAGTCAGTCTTTAGGATATGTGTTTTTACCAAAGTTCATATTAACATTTAGATCTCTACAATGCCTGGAAAAGTCTAATTGATCTCTTCGTTTGACTTTCCAGTATTCCACAGCTTAAGTGAGAGTTACGAGCAGGCTTTGGGGAGAGAAGATGTGAAAGCAATTGTAGTAACAGGTATTCTTCAggcttcttttttcctcttgtaCATCTTGCATCCAGAAGGATTATAATGCTGGGACATTTCTTTTCTGAAACAGGTGCAAAAGGCATTTTCTGTGGGGGCTTTGACATTGGCGGTTTTGGTGGACAAAAACGCCAGGAAGGTATTTTAGCTGCATGTTTGTTTCATACTCTATTACTTGACTCTCGACATTTTAACATTATcatgtccttttctttgtctGAATTCTGGCAGAACAAACCAAGCCTGGTTATACATCAGTTGATTTCTTCACTGATGGACTTGAAGGTATGTGCTTGACTTTTATTGCTTTCTACTTCAGTTCTTGCTTATTCAATCGTGTGCTTTCTTTTTAGGGGCTAAGAAGCCTTCCGTTGCTGCTATTGACGGCGTCGCTTTGGGTGGAGGATTAGAACTTGCTATGGTGCTAGTACATTTTTGTTTATagatcatttttgttttgtgggTAGAGAACATTATTTTTCAGTTgtcaatttttagtttttctcaaTCAGGTATGCCATGCAAGAATATCGACTCCTACCGCGCGATTAGGCCTCCCTGAACTTCAGTTGGGCGTCATTCCTGGACTTGGAGGTATTGCCATAATTCAAGTTGAGCATTCTAGATATGTGTTTGACTGGGTATGCTGTACATCATCTGTAAGGTGAATGTCAATGCAATACTTCATGACCTGAATCAGCTTCCCTTCACtaattttaacagaataaacatcatatcttctaagcatgttcagttatttttttaattatttaagttCATGCAATTCTCGAATGCGAACTGAGATCATATGCATATGATGTTTTTATTGCTCATGGTAATTATCTGACTCCACATTGGTTTTTGATACTTGTAAACAATGAATAATAGATGAAATTGCAGCGAAATCATTTTACAAAATGCTGcagattgctttttttttttttttttttttccttttaactgCCATGTTGCCCCAAGGAATATAAGGTCCTCATTCTAGTGACTCGTGCATATGAAGGTAGCTGGAAACTTAGAAATAGCCAACATGTCAAGGTGCAAATAACTAGTTTTCTAAGCCTATAGTGCCAAATTCTGAGTTTTCCATATCCATCACACTTGAGTTATATATGATTTCTTTGGCATTTTCCCCTTTGGGACCTCagtaaattcaatggaattttagCCATAGAGCAAGGGACCTAAACAGTAACAGAAGAAGCATTGGGCAATGGAAGTTTTTATCCAGAACCTGGACTTGGGATAGATGTGTATAGGATAATACAAAGTCCATCTGtatgattttgtttctttgaatttaAACCAAGCTACTTCTTGATCTATCTTGTATGTTGGCAATCCAGTGCCACATCATGCGCGGATCTTGACAGAGAGCTCGGCACATTAATGTAGCGTGCTTGTTATCAGTCTGATCTAGTGCTTTTAGTTATTAAGGTGTGGCATTAGGCTATTTGAGGATGATAGAGACCGAGATTCTAACTGCTTAGCATATGTCTCTCAATAAAGGCTAGGATCTGTTCTTTGCACTGTTGAATCTCTATTTTGTGGGCAGAAGTTGCacttattattttctttgtcGAGATACCATGATCTCACATTACACAAATCACTCAAAAAGATAAATACAGATAGATATGCATTTAATGACCCATGCATTGAACTTTCATTCCTTTGCAATCGATGCCCTTTGACTGGAACCCAGCCTCTTTTCCAGTAAAATAATGACATTTCTGAAAACAGGCAAATTTTCTGGACACAACGCCATGTGGCCACTACACCAAGCTTGTCATGGAAAAATTGACTGGATATCAGTCAAAGTGCGTCAATTGAAAAAGtacaaagaaataaaagtttgtGCATCGAGTAGTGACTTAAATGCAAAATCTACTAAACTTTAGTGACCACCAATGAAACTATAGCAGGACAATAAAGACGGGTATGTTTTATTTCAGTTTTTTGCATCTCTTTACTTTTGTATATAgtcttgcatatttaaatggTCCATTAGCAAGTGAATGTTAGAATTGACGATCTATGTTCTCTCGGTTATAATCCATGATTAAAATGCTAAATTCTGGACTGggacattttttttgttacaaaGTGAAATTTGAAGGTGCGTGAAGAACAAGGGTTACTGCATTTCCTGAGTGATGGTATTATAATGACCACTTTAGTACGGCATACAGTTCTTATGACGGCTTAACCTAAAGCTTGATCTTATTACATGCACTAGCATACACTTATTgtgattttccatttttatctatttatatattattaaggTTATGCGCCTGAACTGCATCAGGAACACAGCGGCTTCCACGCCTTGTTGGTCTCTCCAAGTCACTTGAGATGATGCTGGTACCCTTTGGCCTTATgggttttttattattttgcttCTCTACTTGTTCTGAATATGTTGAGTAACTTGCTCTAGCTTCCCCAATGATTTACCACATAGACCTCAAAGGCAGTGGAAGGGACAGAAGCATGCAGTTTGGGCCTTGTAGATGCTGTTGTATCACCAAATGAACTGCTACCAACTGCCCGTAAATGGGCTCTGGATATCTCACAGTGCAGGAGACCATGGATTGCTTCTCTTTACAGGACTGACAGGCTAGGATCCCTTAAGGACACAAGACAAATACTTAAGTTTGCAAGATCACAAGTCAAAAAACAGGCTCTTAATGTCAAGCATCCTCTGATCTGCATTGACGTTGTTGAAGAGGGTATAATCTCTGGTCCACAGGCTGGACTTTGGAAGGTACTGCCTAATCTAGCTTTTGTAGCCTTCTTATTGGAGCAAATTGTGAAATATTGTGAACCAGATCCTATATTTGCAGGAGACTCAAGAGTCTCAACAGCTTCAAAAATCTTACACCACCAAGTGCTTGGTCCACGTCTTCTTTGCTCAACGTGGAGCTTTGAAGGTTTGAACATAACTACTGTTTGTAAGACTGTTGATTAGGTGTAGAATAAAAGGAGGATACAACAAAGCttttggttttgaatttggaattttacatGCTTTGGGCAATCGCAAGGGTTCATATGAATGCTAtattttttcccaaaacattCTGGGGCAATCTTCATGAAATTCTATCCATATCCTTTAGAATGGCTAGTATGAATTTCAAATTGGCTTTTGGTTACTTGAAGTGATTTAATCAAAGATTGTTTTATGATTTGTCACCCAGTAGTGTGGATTACCTTCATGCAAAAGATGTCTGATTTTTTAATTCATGTGAAGGTACAATGGTTAGACTTGGCAACTGAGTGGATTGGGTTCTGGGTCAATATGGGTATGACTTATAAAGTGGGCCCATTAATGGGTCGAGATTTGATCAGCCCATACTGGGTTGATCCCTATTATTTGATCTTCCTTAAAAGACATGCTTTTATTATGCGAAAACTTTAGATGATAAATATCTTTGCCAAACTAATAGATAGAAAATTCATGTGTTGATTGCAGATCTACAATTGCTTCTAAATAACCACACAAATTAGTTAGCTGCACACATCATaatatttgagaaatttgatttCACAATTCCTACAATCAAATAAGTATAGCACtattaaacaaaagaatatCTTAAAACTATAATAAAGCTGATCCTGTTAAAGTGTATATCATCAAAAGCATTTGTAGCAAATACTatattttttaaccacaaaatttaAAACACAATAGAGCACTTATGAACCATCCAACTTAGCTTCTAATGGAAAAAGTGACACCTCTTGAAAGTTACAAGAATCGCATATTTTGTTATGATATTACGCATATATTCCCTTACGAGACTGaatatttcataattatgaCTACTCCAGTAACTATGATTTAAGCTAAAAAGATTTTTCGCACATCAAGTCAAATTGGGTTAAATTAGGTCAATCTAACCTAACTTGTAAATTGTTTGAGCAATGCTAGAGGTATTAAGATTTGTATTGTAAATTAGTTTGTTAAGTAATGTGAAAATCTGCAAATAGTTATTTGAGCTAGTATACCCATTCAAatgtccaattgaaaagttatcaCATGACTTAGCCAAGCAAATTTACTATGATTTTTACTATATCTAgcattattcaaattattttgattcATCCATCcaataaatgaaatatataGATTATATATTTCCTCAGATAATATTCAAATGTTAAGCTAACAAGACCAGATTTTGTATCATTCTGACTCTTCAAAAGTTTCAACCATGATcaagcacaaaagaaaaaaatgtctcTTCACACGTTGGGTCATATCGGGTTGAACCAGTTTGCCCCAAACCAACCCGGAAATGTCCTGGTCAGGTTTGACTTGGTTTTTTGCAGATTGTCGAAAAGTCCACCCTTACCCTATTTTTCAGGGCAGGTTATCGGTTTGATTTCAGTTTTTTTAGATCTAATAACGATTGCACCATATTCTTTTCTCAATGTAGTAcatttctctctccatttttaaTAACATGTTACTTTTTCAGATGTGGCTTCTACAATTCTTTTGACCATTAAACTTTATTGGTGGAAAAAGATTGTAATTAGCTTCATCAAACCCGTCTTTGTTCATAGAAGCTCAAGGAGTTATTGCTTTCTCTAAACATAGAAGGAACTTGATTAGATGGCCCTTTATAATGGTATATGGCCCTGGCTGGATTGTAGTGGATGAAAGCTTTTGAAAGTCAATGTTACTCATCTTGACTTActgatttttttagaaactcGGGTATATTGATCCTTCACAACTGTGAAATAGGTCCCTGGTATCACAGACAGAGGTTTGATGCCTAGGCCACTCAACAAGATTGCTGTTCTTGGTGGAGGACTAATGGGATCTGGAATAGCAACAGCATTGATACTTAGTAATTATTCTGTGATCCTCAAAGAAGTAAACGAGAAGTATTTACATGCTGGTATAGGACGAGTCAGAGGTAACAATAGTATTATTTTGGTGCATCTTAGTATTCACATTCAAGCACCTTTGTGTTGCTGTTAGCTTTTACTTTTTTAGGCCTGCCTTTTGTTAACTTTTATGTCCTTTCAGCAAATCTGGAAAGCCATGTTAAGAAAGGTAAAATGACCGAGGAGAAGCTTGAAAGAACAATGTCCCTTCTGAGGGGTGTGCTTGACTATGAAAGCTTCAGAACTGTGGACCTGGTTATTGAGGTAGTTAGAAGATCTTCTCCAATAGTTTTCATCTTATGTAGGACTATGGGAAGATCCTTAGGTACTTGTACCTGATGCTTTAAACAGGCTGTTATCGAGGATGTTTCCTTGAAGCAACAAATTTTTGCTGAGCTCGAAAAATATTGCTCTCCATATTGTATACTCGCTAGCAACACCTCCACTATTGATTTGACCATCATCGGTGAGAGAACCAATTCTCTAGATCGGATTGCTGGGGCCCATTTTTTCAGGTGATCTATAGtgtgagatttttatttttgttttctttttcctgcctTCCATTTGCTAAAATACTGGGAGCTACTTCCAATGCAGTCCTGCACATGTCATGCCTCTTTTGGAAATTGTTCGTACTCGGCATACATCTCCCCAGGTTGTTGTTGACTTGCTTAATATTGggaaaaagattaagaaaatcCCAGTGGTGGTTGGGAATTGTACAGGCTTTGCTGTGAACAGGATGTTCTTCCCATACACACAAGCTGCTCTTTTGCTTGTTGAGCGTGGCACCAATCCCTATAGGATCGATGACGCGATTACCAAATTTGGGATGCCAATGGGTCCTTTCAGGTCTTAAAGCATTCtagaatttgaattattttcgtTTTGCTCTCCAAAATGGTCTAATGTTGACTGAGTTTTACTGTATGCTGGCAGATTAGCTGACCTTGTTGGTTTTGGGGTTGCAATTGCTACTGGCATGCAATTCCTGGAGAAATTCCCTGAAAGAACGTATAAATCAATGCTTATCCCCATCTTGCAGGAGGATAAGAGAGCTGGTAAAACTGTTACTGATGCATCATGACCTGAATCTCAATCTTTTTAGGAAGTCTCACCCAAAAAGCCTAAAAACATTAGGTGGAGGGAGACTTCATGCATATAAGCCCTATCAAACACTGTAGATGAGTGATGTGAGATATACTTTTAGCACCCTGTGTAAACCGGACAAAGGACGACActgccaattatcaaaccaaagaTAAGACAAATAAGAACCACACACGAAATGAAATATTTAATGGGGCATAAAAAATTGGGAGTTGGCTTTTTTCAGccctttggttttcttttctactcTTGATTCTTCTTGCTCTTGTTGCAGGAGAATCTACCAACGAAGGTTTTTATCAGTATGACCAAAGGCGCAAAGCTACCGCTGATCCTGAtctagaaaaatatattgagaaggcCAGAAGTATTTCTGGTGTTACTGTGGACTCTAAGgcctgtctctgtctctgtctctgtctctctctctctctctctctctctctctctctctctctctctctctctccaattgaTTGACCACATTTGCTTGTACCCTACAACTTGGAAGGGGATGACCATTAACCCATAtccaggaaaaaagaaaagaaaagaaaagaaaatcgatgCCTGTCATGTTGGTTGAGTTTGGATAGCTTCTTTCTGAAGTTTAAATCATATTGAATCGCGCAAAACTGATTGGTCATCCTTGCTTGTGCTCTAAAATCTTCGCGTGGATAACCATTAATCCGTACCCACAGGGAAAAACAGAAGAGTAAAGAAAATCAACACCATTTCAAGCTAGTCGAGTTATGATATCTTCTTTGGGAAGTTTATTCTGTATTTCTGTGAAAAGCTCAGAAGTAGTTGGCAACTTTTTGAAGTTGCAGTCTTATCCTATTGATGACTATCATTCTTCTTCCCTAATATTGCGTTTGTAATAAACAGCTAGTCAACATAGCAGAAGACGACATCGTAGAGATGATATTCTTCCCTGTGGTAAATGAGGCCTGTCGAATCCTTGCCGAAGGAATCGCTGTCAAGGCGGCGGACCTTGACATAGCTGCTGTTATGGGCATGGGCTTTCCACCTTATCGGTGTGTAATTTTAAGTGCTCACAAGTCCTGCTTTATTCTATTCATGTAAAATCTAAAGATGTGCCGTGCAGGGGAGGCATTGTCTTTTGGGCCGATTCATTGGGTTCCAAGCACATTTGTTCAAGATTGGATGAATGGTCAAAGATGTATGGAGATTTCTTTAAGCCTTGCCCTTATTTGGCTGAAAGAGCGGCCAAAGGGATTCCTCTGGTGAGAAATTCTGAACTACACGCCTTTGATTATGTTTGCTAAGCTCAGATCAATTTTAGTTCAATTTGAAGTTGCTAGAGATCCATCGAACTTAGGGCGCTCCATTGCATGGACCTAGAATTGTAGATGCATGTTTGGTCATCCTCAGAAGAGCATTATGATATATGTAGATAAGTTGCAATCATCAGTGTATAAGAACATGGTAGCTTTAATTTTCATGCACCCACATCACTTCTCAAATATCTGTATTGATT
The nucleotide sequence above comes from Eucalyptus grandis isolate ANBG69807.140 chromosome 2, ASM1654582v1, whole genome shotgun sequence. Encoded proteins:
- the LOC104428598 gene encoding peroxisomal fatty acid beta-oxidation multifunctional protein MFP2, producing MSREAKRTTVLEVGDDGVALITIVNPPVNALTADIFHSLSESYEQALGREDVKAIVVTGAKGIFCGGFDIGGFGGQKRQEEQTKPGYTSVDFFTDGLEGAKKPSVAAIDGVALGGGLELAMVCHARISTPTARLGLPELQLGVIPGLGGTQRLPRLVGLSKSLEMMLTSKAVEGTEACSLGLVDAVVSPNELLPTARKWALDISQCRRPWIASLYRTDRLGSLKDTRQILKFARSQVKKQALNVKHPLICIDVVEEGIISGPQAGLWKETQESQQLQKSYTTKCLVHVFFAQRGALKVPGITDRGLMPRPLNKIAVLGGGLMGSGIATALILSNYSVILKEVNEKYLHAGIGRVRANLESHVKKGKMTEEKLERTMSLLRGVLDYESFRTVDLVIEAVIEDVSLKQQIFAELEKYCSPYCILASNTSTIDLTIIGERTNSLDRIAGAHFFSPAHVMPLLEIVRTRHTSPQVVVDLLNIGKKIKKIPVVVGNCTGFAVNRMFFPYTQAALLLVERGTNPYRIDDAITKFGMPMGPFRLADLVGFGVAIATGMQFLEKFPERTYKSMLIPILQEDKRAGESTNEGFYQYDQRRKATADPDLEKYIEKARSISGVTVDSKLVNIAEDDIVEMIFFPVVNEACRILAEGIAVKAADLDIAAVMGMGFPPYRGGIVFWADSLGSKHICSRLDEWSKMYGDFFKPCPYLAERAAKGIPLSLSSDQANSRL